In Hemiscyllium ocellatum isolate sHemOce1 chromosome 2, sHemOce1.pat.X.cur, whole genome shotgun sequence, the genomic stretch AATTTATACCATTAAATACTGCTTTGCCAACACTGCCAAAAAttattgctttttaaatgctgcaggcAAGATTGCAAATTTAGCAACTTTCCAGGTTTGGAAACCCGTAGCTTTACTTGTTTTCCTTCAGAAAGCTGAGTAACATTTGAAAAAAGTTATCCTGCCTTTTACTTCATTGCTCGTATTTACGTTATTGGTTTGTAGATAATATTAACGGTATTAATTAATAACTTAATGAAACATTTCTATTCATTAATACCTTAGCTAAGTTACATTTAGCATTCTATCTTCAGTTTGTGATTTATAAATTTAATTTATCATTTCAGTCTGAAGGTCCTGCAACAAAAACTACATGAAAATGGATTTGTGAACATCTCCATCATTGTGCTAAATCACCATGGGAAAGCCTCACGTGATAAGTACCAACTCTTAAAATCAAAGGTGGAAAATCAAATTCCCGTGTATCAACAGGATGTTGATCAAGCTGATGTTTGGGACCTGCTCCAAGGAAAGAAGGATGATTTTCTTATCTATGACAGGTCTGTTACACTAATGGTTAATGTTGAGATTAGTCAACAGCTTTTCAGGATGCATATACTCTGCAAATTGCATTGATGCTTCACTACCACACCATGTACCTTTGTCTCTTGTTTATAACATCAGTGCATCTTGAAAGAATGAGTTGTGTTTTTAAACATTTCTAAAAGGACACAAGAAGTTGAAGCTTTTAGTGTTGCATATATCAGAACTATGAACAAGAAACAGACACATCTTGTACCACATGAGAatagagtgctgattggttggatgATTGTTGGCATGGAGATACAGCAAGATCAGTTACTTGTCAATTTTAACTACCACATAAATAAGACTAAACAAGGTTTACATATTGAGAATAATAATATGTCTATATGCTCTCTTGACATTGCTAACTGATTTACTAACACAAATAAGCTCTTGATATTTGCATTATGCCACTATACCATGGCCATCTGTGTGGAAATCTCTGTTCAGCGaactcaaacttaactcatgcagTTGAGTTCAGTTTCAATGACACCATGTACATTGCCGAGAAATCCCCACTAGATTCAATATTGCTAAGGTAGTTGTTGGTTATCATGAGAAGCACATCTTCAGTGAAAGAACAATGAAGCTCATACCTATTGTTTGTGATAATTGAATCTGCATGTGCATCAAATAATTTCTTTATAGTTTAATAAACTCCATCCATTAGAATGGAGCAATTTAATGAGCTCCCTTAGCTTGTGCCTTAGCAGAGAAGTTTGACAATGGGTTAATTATGATCTTCCAAAAGCCCAAGTTCACCATCAGTCTGTACATTTGAATTCCTACAGTCTCACATAGTACAAGATCAATCGTTTTAGCAATCTCATGAATAGGGCTCGAGCCATTTGCTCACCATGCAAGCTTGATGCTGAGATAGAGCTTCTCAAAATTATCCTGCATGATTATGGATGCCCTGATCAAATCATCACTTGTATATTGCAAAACTCAAGAAACGGCTCCACATACTACTTTTGGACCTTGAATGAAGTTCAGTCTGCTACAGATTACCCTGTGAAGGGAAGTGTCTTCACAACAAACTGCTATTATACAGTCAACCCATGGGTTTTCTCTATTACCAGGATCTATTAATCAAGCTAAAAAGACATTTAGCAACCACACAAATGTGTAATGtgatatatgaatttcagtgcttgTTACATTGGCATCCCAATGCCTACACACAGACCATATGGAATATCACATCCTGTCAACCACTCTCAGCATGCTCCATAAGCCTGAGATTGCAAGCCTCAAAAGTATATCCATCATTGGATGTTATTCTGCTATTGAGaatcatttattaaataatcTGGACTATGCTAAGAGTTATGCTGGATGCCCATCAGCCGGGCTTGTAGTGCGATGTATTGTACATATCTTTTTGGAAGAAAACATCAAGGAGGCAATTAATCGCTGCTGTATTCCCATGACAATATCCTGACCAATCAAAATCTCTCTGTCTGGTCTGAGAATTAAGTTTGACAATTATTTGTACTTGATGTACCTTCATTCTACTGATGGACTGATAAGTTAGGACCCTGTTCTCATACTGTATAGATTGATGTCCCTTTGTCAAAGTCTGTTCAATGTACCATGATTTTAATGAGTGTAAGACAAAATGCTCTTTTTAACAACGCTTAAAGTCTGTACTACCAAAAAATTAGTTAAGCTTTTGTTGATGTTTAATTTTCAACAACACTCTGCAATCACTTTGAGTTGAATATCACAAATGACATACACTGTTTTCTTTTTACCAGCTCTAATAGAAACAGATTTAAATATCTCTATTTCTAATCTTCTGCCTGTAGGAATCTAATAAactgtaaattttttttaacagctGTGGCCAACTGACTTATCACCTGGAACTGCCGTTTACCATCCTAACACAGCCGTATGTGGCACATGCGATTATAAAAACATATTGTCAAAGAATATGTAATCACTGCTTTTCTGTTCAAGTAAGTACCAAACCATGAATTTATTATATTATTCAAATGTTAGGAAATGTTTTGAGTCATTGCACAGTGATACGCTGAGAACAGACTAGAGAGTTAAACAGTTGGATGAATGATAAACTGAGGATTAGTGAGCACAACAGTCATCTGACTGAGAAATATAGAAATCCCAGCAGAGACTGAACACACTAGGATATGGTCACAATGAAACTAGCAATTACTGACAACAGAACTATAATTAGTTATAATTGTGAAAACTtatccagtttaataatgtccttttaCAGAGAGAAATCTGCATCCTTACTTGGCTAGGCCTACTGCTTGACCCTTAATTAGCCCCCTATAATGGCTCAAAAAGACACTTAATTCAGTGGTACCCACATTTCAAGAAAGAATAAATGGTATCAGTATAGCTCAATGTCAAAAAGGCAAGGACTTCCAACTTTATTGCACTTTTCACAACCATAAGATTTCCCAATGCATTTTTTTCAGTTAATGAAGCACTTTGAAATGGTAGTTAGTGTTGTAATGTTGCAATTACATACAGCAAGATCCTACAAGCACCAGTGTGATAATGACTGGATAACTGTATTTTAGATATCCAAGTATGTAAAGGTATACATTTGAGGTATTTTGAAATATATCCTGTGTTTTCATTGTTTGACACGTCCTCTCCTTGTACCTGCAGGATAATTCTCCGGAATGTATTGCAAGAAACATAACAGCAAGTGATTTAAGCAAACACTACAGAAGGTACCATCATTTACATCAGAACCGCAAATCCAATGTCCATGGAAATGACCAACTCCGCAAAAACAGGACAGATGCCACGCAGTTAGGGCATAATACACATAAACATCCCCAAAGCCATGACCACCTCCACCATCTGCATGACCAAGTTGATGCAGAATCAGAAACTCATGACCTGGCAGCAGATAATGGCTCACCACAACTATGAATGCGCAAATCAAACTGTAAGAGAAGGTTCAAGTGAAAACCCGAAGGTATGTCAGAGTTAACAGGGATCAGATGATGATGATACTGTCGTCAGCTGCTCAGTGACAAGTCCTCCAATAATGAGGTGACATGACACTGCAGGACACAGTCATCATCCTGACAATGACAGGAACAGGGACGGCTGGACAGCCTCACTGAATCCTGACAATGACGCCTGCTCCTTGCTCTCTGACCCCAAGATCAGGTGAGCCACAGGCAATGAGGACCTTGACAAGGAGATAAAAACTGAGAATGACAAGATAGGCAGCAGTAAACATTTCAGTTGGAATGTAAACTGCTGTCTATTTTCATAAAGCTTTGAAACTCCATGTTGAACTTTAGCTCCAAGGTTCACTCTAAGCCCTCTTTTCTATCTTGAGGGCTGATCTGCTGTCAAACATTCTCCAAAGCTGATCAATAGAAGGTACCGATTAGTCCTTCTCACTGTTGCTTGTTGTCCTAATCACTGTGGTTGCCTCTATGAGGACAGCAGCACAAACTATACTGTAGGAGCTGCTATTTGATGTAAGGCAAATGCAAAGGGAAGCTAAGTGAAGTAGAGAAGCTAATCTGCATTATATTCAACAACTTTTTAACCAGATTGGTACTTTCAACTCATCATATTTTTTTCCTACAATAATTTTGTGATAAAGAGATTCTTCTACTTTTAGTCTTCCTCTAACATTTTTTCATTTCAAAGAGAAATTAGCAAGTAATTCCTCCTTTTTTGTAATTAAATATAGCCAGTGGAAACAGGAGGTTGGGAGTCATAAATAAACAAGTTGCAATTCCAACTCAGATTTACTCCACTCCCTAATTCAAGGGAAATGAAAGATCATTTGAGAGCGAGTACCATATTTCATGATGGTTACCAGGGAAACCATTTACCCTAGTCACCTGAATTCCCATATGGTAAATGTTAACAAATTAGATTTTCTGGAATGTCTGTAGTGCACTGGAATTATTATGTTAGAGTATTTTAATAAACATTCTGTTTTCAAAAATCACTATTGGCACAGTCTTGTCTATTTATGAAGAAATCCATTAATGATAAAGTCATATTTTATGCTGGGCAATCTGTACTGGAAATATTGATTTAGACATTGAGATTCAATTCTGCAATTAAGTTTTAGTCAATTTAAGAATCGGTTACACAAGACAGATTTTAATTTGCTCCTATACTGATGTTATTAATGCATAAGgtagaggagctggtgttggactggggtgggcaaagttaaaaatcacacaaccccaggttatagtccaataggtttatttggaagcactagcttttggagcactgcaccttcatcaggtggttgattcAGGAACACTGCTCTGacagctaatgcttccaattaaacctgttggactataacctggtgttgtgtgatttttaaccttattaatGCAAAACTACAGTTCAGGCTTAACCTGAATCTGGATCAAAACAGAATCTTTCAGGAGTTTCAATTCTGTTCGCTTTACACTGCAGTCATTACCTGACACCAGATACATACTACAAAAGTTTAGGACAAAGTAATTAGTTTCTGATGTAATTGCACCATTAGTTAATCTTTGTGTACACAGTAGCTAGCATTTCAAATTAGATTTAAACAATAATAATACAAAATTAAAATGTTAGGTTTCTGATTCTGGAATTTGAAAtgtaaacagaaaatactggaaaaaaatcaacaggtccagcagcatctatgaagagagaaacagggttaatataTCAAGTCATTGAACTTTCATCATATCTGTTCGGAGGAAAGGTCATCATCCTgagacattaattctgtttccatTTCCACAGTTCCTGCTTAAGGATTTAAGCTTTTTGATACCTTCTGTTTTTAATCAAAAATAGTAGCTTGCATTTCAATAGAACTTTTCACGCAACAAAACATTCAATAATGACTTCACTAATTTGTAAGTAGTACTAAATTGGGTCACTGtatggagttcacacattctacctgtgtctgtgtgggtttcctctgcatatttcagtttcctcccatcacccaaagatgtgtaggttaggtggattggcgatgctaaattgctcatagtgttcggGATGTGCCAGTTTGCTcaattagctatgggaaatgcaggtcaCAGGgagaggtttgggtgggatgctcttcggagggtcagtgtggacttgggctgaaagACCGGCTTCCACAAtgctatgattctgtgaaatggATGACAACGTCAGAAATGTCCTGGTGGGCAGTGATGGGTAATTGGTATTTTAACCAGTGACATGGGTGATTTGATAGTGGTTCTTTTTTAATGAAAAGATTCTTGAAAGGTGGATCTGGAGTGCATTGTTTTtgttaattcatttgtgggatgtgggtgttgctggctgggcaagATTTTATTGCCTATCCGTGGTTGCCATTGAGAAGTATTTTGACTCAATGACTGGGAAGGAActgtaaaatattttgaaatcagAATGGTGACTGATTGGGTGAGGAACTGGCAGGTTGTGGTATTTCCATGTACCTGTAGCCTTCATCCTTCTCAATGACATTGATCATGGTGAATGTTTAACACAAAAATAAGAGTTGGCTTCTTCTCCAGTAGAGAATTGAGTTTGGACAAGGATATGGTTCAAAAGGCGAAAGATGGAAACTAATATTAGTGTTATAGATTTCACAGTAAAACTGATAGATTTACAATAAAACCTTTCTAAATCTTGGAATGTCTTTTGCTGCTAAGTTCAACATATGGATAGTTGTCTTGAGACAATGGAAACTAAGCCAGGGAGGAAGAATGCAGAAATGTCAGGCAACTTTTAAAGGCGATGGAAATATAGCACAATGTTTTGAGGAGCACATCAAAGTATTGAGTGACAGATGCAATCCCCAGGCTTAATGATAATGGTGGAGTGGGGATTCTACTGACCATggggttacagattgtggttgaattcAATTTTGCTCCTGCTGATGGTCCACACTTCCCTAGGGATGTCAAGTTTTGCATTGCCATAAATTGATTCGATTTAGCATTGTAGACTCAGAAATTCTCAGACCACACATAAGTAACAAAAAGCACTTTTCATTGCAATTAAGCCAGCGAGAGATCGATAGACAAAAATCCAGGGTATCAATCAGAGATAACCCTGAATATGCTAATAACTGATCTCTGAAACAGAGTAAAGAGACAGTGTCATTTATACTCCTATTATGCACTACTATCTTATTTTCTCTATTTCTCACCATATAGTGTTTCTTTGTTAATTAGTTAGATAATTAATAAATTTAATATTGTTAAATAAAGCTGCTGACATTTTCTGTTATTTGAGTAATATGGGAATGAAATAA encodes the following:
- the selenop gene encoding selenoprotein Pa, whose translation is MQKGLGVALTLCLLLVGWAESQGHCNKPPAWTIGGKAPMNDSLGKVTVVALLQASUHFCLSQASSLKVLQQKLHENGFVNISIIVLNHHGKASRDKYQLLKSKVENQIPVYQQDVDQADVWDLLQGKKDDFLIYDSCGQLTYHLELPFTILTQPYVAHAIIKTYCQRICNHCFSVQDNSPECIARNITASDLSKHYRRYHHLHQNRKSNVHGNDQLRKNRTDATQLGHNTHKHPQSHDHLHHLHDQVDAESETHDLAADNGSPQL